Proteins from one Corallococcus exiguus genomic window:
- the traC gene encoding outer membrane exchange accessory lipoprotein TraC — MQRVSSPAARPPRDSSRWLSALALLSLVLLSGCSAFSRAVREGDGAVKERHWAEAEAAYLRALAADPEASEITVKLRAVRREWGEEVYQEAGAAHASGDLPSATKLLVRVLELNPDHEGARALLAQTLDARVQVALGLLKEEKLQDARAELDAVLAVAPDHVNARKGVDAVQVAWAKRFFASAETLEKAGKLGNALVAYVRADQERVGATAARERAESVRQRLRDEVAFLVVATPVEDNAQAPDVAQRLSAGRLASALPTKLPLKVVTEAPPGRVGVKLDLSLERVLPLKAVEDSQRSQRYLAGNRSVPNPKRGDYEKKLLEAERTLEGVERKQAAVLREYLKAQLELGTLRDVAERCREREKRECRAAIQECGEEARDAKSPGKVPSECDPERCSGQCTQDEGLMSMKSKAARVLEVAVQVALDKAETQRTEVQRNRDSVFREPITVEEPMYSDFVYDVQLHRLTVTATVTSVMRDLLTPQQVPAPNTQDYAVLHEDLAHKGYDRYGVLADPVQLRNELELRVDAGDKAVADVAKHVKERFDLYRGKRVEDARRGMVRPGAEDVVETAVRALLLTADAPPQDILQPVARARGLTRPEALLGVGQ; from the coding sequence ATGCAGCGCGTGAGCTCCCCCGCCGCCCGACCCCCCCGCGATTCCTCCCGCTGGCTGAGCGCCCTGGCCCTGCTGTCGCTCGTGCTGCTCAGCGGCTGTTCCGCCTTCTCCCGCGCGGTGCGCGAGGGCGACGGCGCCGTGAAGGAGCGCCACTGGGCGGAAGCCGAAGCCGCCTACCTGCGCGCCCTGGCCGCGGATCCGGAGGCCTCCGAAATCACCGTGAAGCTGCGCGCGGTGCGCAGGGAGTGGGGCGAGGAGGTGTACCAGGAGGCCGGCGCCGCCCACGCTTCCGGGGACCTGCCGTCCGCCACCAAGCTGCTGGTGCGCGTGCTGGAGCTGAACCCCGACCATGAAGGGGCCCGCGCGCTGCTCGCCCAGACGCTGGATGCGCGCGTCCAGGTGGCCCTGGGACTGCTCAAGGAGGAGAAGCTCCAGGACGCTCGAGCGGAGCTGGACGCGGTGCTGGCCGTGGCGCCGGACCATGTGAACGCTCGCAAGGGCGTGGATGCCGTGCAGGTGGCGTGGGCGAAGCGTTTCTTCGCCAGCGCGGAGACGCTGGAGAAGGCCGGCAAGCTGGGCAACGCGCTGGTGGCCTACGTGCGCGCGGACCAGGAGCGCGTGGGTGCCACCGCCGCCCGTGAGCGCGCGGAGTCCGTGCGGCAGCGGCTGCGCGACGAGGTGGCCTTCCTGGTGGTGGCCACGCCCGTGGAGGACAACGCCCAGGCCCCCGACGTCGCCCAGCGGCTGAGCGCGGGACGGCTGGCCTCGGCGCTCCCCACGAAGCTGCCCCTGAAGGTCGTGACGGAGGCGCCCCCGGGCCGCGTGGGCGTGAAGCTGGACCTGTCCCTGGAGCGCGTGCTGCCGCTCAAGGCGGTGGAGGATTCCCAGCGCAGCCAGCGCTACCTCGCGGGCAACCGCTCCGTGCCCAACCCCAAGCGCGGCGACTACGAGAAGAAGCTGCTGGAGGCGGAGCGCACCCTGGAGGGCGTGGAGCGCAAGCAGGCCGCCGTGCTGCGCGAGTACCTCAAGGCCCAGTTGGAGCTGGGCACGCTGCGCGACGTCGCCGAACGCTGCCGTGAGCGGGAGAAGCGCGAGTGCCGCGCGGCCATCCAGGAGTGCGGCGAGGAGGCCCGCGACGCGAAGAGCCCGGGCAAGGTGCCCAGCGAGTGCGACCCGGAGCGGTGCTCGGGGCAGTGCACCCAGGATGAAGGCCTGATGTCGATGAAGTCCAAGGCGGCGCGCGTGCTGGAGGTGGCGGTGCAGGTGGCCCTGGACAAGGCGGAGACCCAGCGCACCGAGGTGCAGCGCAACCGCGACTCCGTCTTCCGCGAGCCCATCACCGTGGAGGAGCCCATGTACTCGGACTTCGTCTACGACGTGCAGCTGCACCGGCTCACCGTGACGGCCACGGTGACGTCGGTGATGCGCGACCTCTTGACGCCCCAGCAGGTGCCCGCGCCCAACACGCAGGACTACGCGGTGCTGCACGAGGACCTGGCGCACAAGGGCTATGACCGCTACGGCGTGCTCGCGGACCCCGTGCAGCTGCGCAACGAGCTGGAGCTGCGCGTGGACGCGGGCGACAAGGCCGTGGCGGACGTGGCGAAGCACGTGAAGGAGCGCTTCGACCTGTACCGCGGCAAGCGCGTGGAGGACGCCCGGCGCGGCATGGTGCGCCCCGGCGCGGAGGACGTGGTGGAGACCGCCGTGCGCGCGCTGCTGCTCACCGCGGACGCGCCCCCGCAGGACATCCTCCAGCCCGTCGCCCGCGCGCGCGGCCTCACCCGGCCGGAGGCCCTCCTGGGCGTCGGGCAGTAG
- a CDS encoding acyl-CoA dehydrogenase, giving the protein MSVPRPNPLLSDRDVDFQLYEALDTTALCALPAFQEHSRDTFALLLDSTRRFAREVLAPTYRPMDAAPPVFEHGRVRVHPAMRSLYAGMVDLGLLTATRPPDVGGQQLPLTVHAVASAYLMAANLSAYGYLGLTIGAAHLLEVFGTPFLRDTFMARLYRGEWTGTMALTEPQAGSSLADVKTRATPAPDGSYRLQGSKIFISGGDQDFTDNVVHLTLARIEGAEGGTRGVSLFAVPARRPEGDSFVPNDVQVAGVIHKIGWRGLPSLVLNFGEANDCHGWLVGQPGRGLACMFQMMNEARIMVGLNGVSTAAVAYQESLAYARERPQGRPAGIRDTTRAQSPIIEHADVRRMLLRQKAIVEGGLALLLTASTQADLAHHAPDEATRKRAQLLLDLLTPIAKTFPAEKGFEANALALQIHGGYGYSSEYLPEAWLRDQKLNSIHEGTTGIQGLDLLGRKAVAEGGAALQALDEEVRATTARARAAGVEPAWSDALEDALQQAAALTLELGARGMAGEVDVMLRHSTDFLELFSVVAVAWRWLAQAAAAKEGLARASSPEDSAFYEGKLAAAQYWFAVEVPRVPLLAHLCRTGEDSYARMRPDWF; this is encoded by the coding sequence ATGAGCGTGCCCCGCCCCAACCCCCTGCTGTCGGACCGCGACGTGGACTTCCAGCTCTACGAAGCGCTGGACACCACCGCCCTCTGCGCGCTGCCTGCCTTCCAGGAGCACTCGCGCGACACCTTCGCGCTCCTCCTGGACAGCACCCGCCGCTTCGCCCGCGAGGTGCTCGCCCCCACCTACCGGCCCATGGACGCCGCCCCGCCCGTCTTCGAACACGGCCGCGTGCGCGTCCATCCGGCCATGCGCTCGCTCTACGCAGGCATGGTCGACCTGGGCCTGCTCACCGCCACCCGCCCTCCCGACGTCGGCGGCCAGCAACTCCCCCTCACCGTGCACGCCGTGGCCAGCGCCTACCTCATGGCCGCCAACCTGAGCGCCTATGGCTACCTGGGCCTCACCATTGGCGCCGCGCACCTGCTGGAAGTGTTCGGCACGCCCTTCCTGCGCGACACCTTCATGGCCCGGCTGTACCGGGGCGAGTGGACCGGCACCATGGCCCTCACCGAGCCCCAGGCCGGCAGCAGCCTCGCGGACGTGAAGACGCGCGCCACGCCCGCGCCGGACGGCTCCTACCGTCTCCAGGGCTCCAAAATCTTCATCAGCGGCGGCGACCAGGACTTCACCGACAACGTCGTGCACCTCACCCTCGCCCGCATCGAGGGCGCGGAGGGCGGCACGCGCGGCGTGTCCCTCTTCGCCGTGCCCGCGCGCAGGCCGGAAGGGGACTCCTTCGTCCCCAACGACGTCCAGGTGGCCGGCGTCATCCACAAGATTGGCTGGCGCGGCCTGCCCAGCCTCGTCCTCAACTTCGGCGAAGCCAATGACTGTCACGGCTGGCTGGTGGGCCAGCCCGGACGCGGGCTCGCATGCATGTTCCAGATGATGAACGAGGCGCGCATCATGGTGGGCCTCAACGGCGTGTCCACCGCCGCCGTCGCCTACCAGGAGTCGCTTGCCTACGCGCGCGAGCGCCCCCAGGGCCGCCCCGCCGGCATCCGCGACACCACGCGCGCCCAGTCCCCCATCATCGAACACGCGGACGTGCGGCGCATGCTGCTGCGCCAGAAGGCCATCGTGGAGGGCGGCCTCGCGCTCCTGCTCACCGCCTCCACGCAGGCGGACCTCGCCCACCACGCCCCGGACGAAGCCACGCGCAAGCGCGCGCAGCTGCTCCTGGACCTGCTCACGCCCATCGCCAAGACGTTCCCCGCGGAGAAGGGCTTCGAAGCCAACGCGCTCGCGCTCCAGATTCACGGCGGCTACGGCTACTCCAGCGAGTACCTCCCGGAAGCGTGGCTGCGCGACCAGAAGCTCAACAGCATCCACGAGGGCACCACCGGCATCCAGGGCCTGGACCTGCTCGGCCGCAAGGCGGTGGCGGAGGGCGGCGCCGCGCTCCAGGCGCTCGACGAGGAGGTGCGGGCCACCACCGCCCGCGCCCGCGCCGCCGGAGTCGAGCCCGCGTGGAGCGACGCACTGGAGGACGCACTCCAGCAGGCCGCGGCCCTCACGCTGGAGCTGGGCGCGCGCGGCATGGCGGGGGAAGTGGACGTGATGCTCCGCCACAGCACGGACTTCCTGGAGCTCTTCAGCGTGGTGGCCGTGGCGTGGCGCTGGCTCGCGCAGGCCGCCGCCGCGAAGGAGGGACTCGCGCGCGCGTCCTCACCGGAGGACTCCGCCTTCTACGAGGGCAAGCTCGCCGCCGCGCAGTACTGGTTCGCGGTGGAGGTGCCGCGCGTGCCGCTGCTCGCCCACCTGTGCCGCACGGGCGAGGACTCCTACGCGCGCATGCGTCCGGACTGGTTCTGA
- a CDS encoding M4 family metallopeptidase, whose product MAHRLLKTIGAAWLGVALTACGTQGSSGEEVQAPEQEKSGEDIQSTLNALGGAQVLGVHADGIPDSIRGELGRVERTLNTLDASRQAVAGVAPAFRLNADDMVLRKSNTDEQGNQHLRFTQTKNGLEVVGGELVVHVRPDGTVFRANGSARDGLNVSALPRIAAASAREAALSATVGTGLEAQGAPRLVYVRTEEGALRLAYEVTVTGENDLMPLRDRVYVSAQDGSVVLRAPQIHSALNRKVYSANNGTSTPGTLKRSEGGAATGDSHVDTNYDMLGYTYDCYKVLFNRDSLNNAGATLISTVHYSTNYVNAYWDGTQMVYGDGDGVNSIELGKDADVTVHELTHAVTEYESNLTYSGQSGGLNEAMSDTFGAVCESRVNNWSTAAAIWMVGEDVWTPGTANDALRYMDDPAKDGASKDWAANVTSGTDVHYSSGVPNLAFALLSKGGVHPRGRSTINVPAIGVEKAARIWYKANTDIYTAGTTFAQAKTWTIQAASDLGYDQATQDAVKAAWEAVGVGGTVTPPTSTPLTNGTAVTVSDSSGNSKYYSLVVPAGATALTFTISGGTGDADLYVKFGAVPDSSTYDCRPYASGNAETCTITNIQAGTYYVMLNAYATYSNVTLKGSFTAPGGGGGNVLQSNVPVTGISGASGSFTNEWITLDVPANKTVTITTTGGTGDADLYVKFGSSPTTTSYDCRPYNSGNVETCTLSKTTAGKYYVKLRGYSAYSGVTLKAVY is encoded by the coding sequence TTGGCTCATCGACTGTTGAAGACGATTGGCGCGGCCTGGTTGGGCGTGGCTCTGACGGCGTGCGGTACGCAGGGCTCCTCGGGCGAGGAGGTTCAGGCGCCTGAGCAGGAGAAGTCGGGCGAGGACATCCAGAGCACGCTGAACGCGCTCGGTGGCGCGCAGGTGCTGGGCGTGCACGCGGACGGCATCCCGGACAGCATCCGGGGCGAGCTGGGCCGGGTGGAGCGGACGCTGAACACGCTGGACGCGAGCCGCCAGGCGGTCGCGGGCGTGGCCCCGGCGTTCCGGCTGAACGCGGACGACATGGTGCTGCGCAAGTCGAACACCGACGAGCAGGGCAACCAGCACCTGCGCTTCACGCAGACGAAGAACGGCCTGGAAGTGGTCGGCGGTGAGCTGGTGGTGCACGTGCGTCCGGACGGCACGGTGTTCCGCGCCAACGGCTCCGCGCGCGACGGCCTGAACGTGTCCGCGCTGCCGCGCATCGCGGCCGCGTCCGCGCGTGAGGCGGCGCTGAGCGCGACGGTGGGCACGGGCCTGGAGGCCCAGGGTGCTCCCCGCCTGGTGTACGTGCGCACCGAGGAAGGCGCGCTGCGCCTGGCGTACGAAGTGACGGTGACGGGTGAGAACGACCTGATGCCGCTGCGCGACCGCGTGTACGTGAGCGCCCAGGACGGCTCCGTCGTGCTGCGCGCCCCGCAGATCCACTCCGCGCTCAACCGCAAGGTCTACAGCGCGAACAACGGCACCAGCACCCCGGGCACGCTCAAGCGCAGCGAGGGCGGCGCGGCCACCGGTGACTCGCATGTCGACACCAACTACGACATGCTGGGCTACACCTACGACTGCTACAAGGTGCTGTTCAACCGCGACTCGCTGAACAACGCGGGCGCGACGCTCATCAGCACGGTGCACTACAGCACCAACTACGTGAACGCCTACTGGGACGGCACCCAGATGGTGTACGGCGATGGCGACGGCGTGAACTCCATCGAGCTGGGCAAGGACGCGGACGTCACCGTCCACGAGCTGACCCACGCCGTGACGGAGTACGAGTCCAACCTCACGTACTCCGGCCAGTCCGGCGGTCTCAACGAGGCGATGTCCGACACGTTCGGCGCCGTCTGCGAGAGCCGCGTGAACAACTGGAGCACGGCCGCGGCCATCTGGATGGTGGGCGAGGACGTCTGGACGCCGGGCACGGCGAACGACGCCCTGCGCTACATGGACGACCCGGCGAAGGACGGCGCGTCCAAGGACTGGGCGGCCAACGTGACGTCCGGCACGGACGTGCACTACAGCTCCGGTGTGCCGAACCTGGCGTTCGCGCTGCTCTCCAAGGGCGGCGTGCACCCGCGCGGTCGCAGCACCATCAACGTGCCGGCCATCGGCGTCGAGAAGGCCGCTCGCATCTGGTACAAGGCCAACACCGACATCTACACGGCGGGCACCACGTTCGCGCAGGCGAAGACGTGGACCATCCAGGCGGCCTCGGACCTGGGCTACGACCAGGCCACGCAGGACGCGGTGAAGGCCGCCTGGGAAGCGGTGGGCGTGGGTGGCACGGTGACGCCCCCGACCTCCACCCCGCTGACCAACGGCACGGCGGTGACGGTGTCCGACAGCTCGGGCAACAGCAAGTACTACTCGCTGGTGGTCCCCGCGGGCGCCACGGCGCTGACGTTCACCATCTCCGGTGGCACGGGTGACGCGGACCTGTACGTGAAGTTCGGCGCGGTGCCGGACTCCTCGACCTACGACTGCCGTCCGTACGCCAGCGGCAACGCGGAGACGTGCACCATCACCAACATCCAGGCGGGCACCTACTACGTGATGCTGAACGCCTACGCCACGTACTCGAACGTGACGCTGAAGGGCAGCTTCACGGCCCCCGGCGGTGGCGGCGGCAACGTGCTGCAGAGCAACGTGCCGGTGACGGGCATCTCCGGCGCCTCCGGCTCGTTCACCAACGAGTGGATCACCCTGGACGTGCCGGCGAACAAGACGGTCACCATCACCACCACGGGTGGCACGGGTGACGCGGACCTGTACGTGAAGTTCGGCTCCTCGCCGACGACCACCTCGTACGACTGCCGTCCGTACAACTCCGGCAACGTGGAGACGTGCACCCTCTCCAAGACGACCGCGGGCAAGTACTACGTGAAGCTCCGTGGCTACTCGGCGTACTCGGGCGTGACGCTCAAGGCCGTCTACTAG
- a CDS encoding AEC family transporter, protein MGQVIGLLGVCLVLGVLARRSGRFPEGTAPAFNVFLLNVSLPALVLRAMHRLEFAPGLVVAAAAPWLLFVGAVLFLRLLGPRLGLSRESVTALILTAGLGNTAFVGLPMAAALLGPSSVPVAVVADQLGSFLVLATLATLTAARASARTELSVRTLARKVLGFAPFQALVLALLLRPFPFPDWLESVLQRLGDLLTPLALFVVGFQLRLKGLWPRVPALALGLSYKLVLAPLAVLGLLMLMPGLELVVKQTTVLQIAMAPMVTAAILAAEHDLDADLAVLMVGVGIPLSFATAPLLLSLVH, encoded by the coding sequence ATGGGGCAGGTCATCGGACTTCTGGGGGTGTGCCTCGTCTTGGGCGTGCTGGCGCGACGCAGCGGCCGGTTCCCGGAAGGGACGGCGCCCGCGTTCAACGTCTTCCTCCTCAACGTGTCGCTGCCGGCGCTGGTGCTGCGCGCCATGCACCGGCTGGAGTTCGCGCCCGGGCTGGTGGTGGCCGCCGCGGCGCCGTGGCTGCTCTTCGTGGGGGCGGTGCTCTTCCTTCGCCTGCTGGGGCCCCGGCTGGGGCTGTCGCGCGAGTCGGTGACGGCGCTCATCCTCACCGCGGGGCTGGGCAATACGGCCTTCGTGGGCCTGCCCATGGCCGCCGCGCTCCTGGGGCCCTCGAGCGTGCCGGTGGCGGTGGTGGCGGATCAGCTGGGCTCGTTCCTGGTGCTGGCGACGCTCGCCACGCTGACGGCGGCGAGGGCCAGCGCCCGGACGGAGCTGTCCGTGCGCACGCTCGCTCGCAAGGTGCTGGGGTTCGCCCCGTTCCAGGCGCTGGTGCTGGCGCTGCTCCTGCGCCCCTTTCCCTTCCCGGACTGGCTGGAATCCGTGCTGCAGCGGCTGGGCGACCTGCTCACGCCGCTGGCGCTGTTCGTCGTGGGCTTCCAGCTGCGGCTGAAGGGGCTCTGGCCACGTGTGCCGGCGCTCGCGCTGGGGCTGTCCTACAAGCTGGTGCTCGCGCCGCTGGCGGTGCTGGGCTTGCTGATGCTCATGCCCGGGCTTGAGCTGGTGGTGAAGCAGACCACGGTGCTGCAAATCGCCATGGCGCCCATGGTGACGGCGGCCATCCTCGCCGCCGAGCACGACCTGGACGCGGACCTGGCGGTGCTGATGGTGGGCGTGGGCATTCCGCTGTCGTTCGCCACCGCGCCGCTGCTCCTGTCCCTGGTGCACTGA
- a CDS encoding FRG domain-containing protein, whose product MEERRVTSWLELQDLVFAGSWNEPLGRFRTSFVFRGVPDATLDLTATLNRQGAFVRLERDLLRAFRKYARGVPGTERLTSIWDWLALAQHHGMPTRLLDWTFSPYVALHFMTERMDLLEQDGAVWCVDYHQTNQQLPRPLREQLRLEGADVFTAEMLATVAGDLATFDGLGEHPFVLFFEPPSLDARIVNQFALFSVMNGPGLSLNEFLGHQHQGVRRLVVPARLKWEIRDKLDQANITERVLFPGLDGLSRWLRRYYAPRPR is encoded by the coding sequence ATGGAGGAGCGTCGTGTCACATCCTGGTTGGAGTTGCAGGACCTGGTGTTCGCGGGCTCATGGAATGAACCGCTGGGCCGGTTCCGCACGAGCTTCGTGTTCCGGGGCGTTCCGGACGCGACGTTGGATTTGACGGCGACGCTCAACCGCCAGGGAGCATTCGTGCGGTTGGAGCGGGACCTGCTGCGGGCCTTCCGCAAGTACGCGCGAGGCGTGCCGGGCACGGAGCGGCTGACGTCCATCTGGGACTGGCTGGCGCTGGCGCAGCATCACGGGATGCCGACGCGGCTGTTGGATTGGACGTTCAGTCCCTATGTGGCGCTGCACTTCATGACGGAGCGCATGGACCTGCTGGAGCAGGACGGCGCGGTCTGGTGCGTGGACTATCACCAGACGAACCAGCAGTTGCCCCGACCGCTGCGTGAGCAGTTGCGGTTGGAGGGGGCGGACGTGTTCACGGCGGAGATGCTGGCGACGGTGGCCGGGGACCTGGCGACGTTCGACGGGCTGGGGGAGCACCCGTTCGTGTTGTTCTTCGAGCCGCCGTCGCTGGATGCGCGCATCGTGAATCAGTTCGCGCTGTTCTCGGTGATGAACGGGCCGGGGCTGAGCCTGAACGAGTTCCTGGGGCACCAGCACCAGGGCGTGCGCAGGCTGGTGGTGCCGGCGCGGCTCAAGTGGGAAATCAGGGACAAGCTCGACCAGGCGAACATCACCGAGCGGGTCCTCTTCCCCGGCCTGGACGGCCTCAGCCGCTGGCTGCGCCGCTACTACGCTCCGCGTCCCCGGTAG
- a CDS encoding DUF1615 domain-containing protein codes for MTRNAGRRWTGGLCVGVLLALTACASRAPVVTQVPAPPTLSVAQVARLLPAKVKGAEREGWAGDVLAALDAEAIPAAAPEVCQVLAIIEQESGFQADPAVPGLPRMVRQKLDGTAGRLGPLGRRLLADVLAAKPKGAKRTFGARLDTLRTERDLDRLFRDMLAYYEAEYPAAYAAADLASSLFGPSSFAGQNPVTTAGSMQVSVRYAVAKAGPDADPVAVRESLYTRAGGVRYGTSRLLGFEAAYDAPLYRFADFNSGVYSSRNAALQAQVSRLTGVALATDGDLQLYDKDGEPRGEDSQSLKALLLFRQRYAPDLSERRVRRDVEEEKTADFEKTDTYLAVKRVYANRTGQAPAYAQLPQVTLKSVKLSGERSTAWFAKSVDARYQQCMARHRQPAR; via the coding sequence ATGACGCGGAACGCCGGGCGCCGGTGGACGGGAGGGCTGTGCGTGGGGGTGCTGCTGGCGCTCACGGCCTGCGCGTCGCGGGCGCCGGTGGTGACGCAGGTGCCAGCGCCGCCCACGTTGTCGGTGGCGCAGGTGGCGCGGCTGCTGCCCGCGAAGGTGAAGGGGGCGGAGCGCGAGGGTTGGGCGGGCGACGTGCTGGCGGCCCTGGACGCGGAGGCGATTCCCGCCGCGGCGCCGGAGGTGTGTCAGGTGCTGGCCATCATCGAACAGGAGTCCGGCTTCCAGGCGGACCCCGCGGTGCCGGGGCTGCCCAGGATGGTGCGTCAGAAGCTGGACGGCACGGCGGGACGGCTGGGTCCCCTGGGACGCAGGCTGCTGGCGGACGTCCTCGCGGCGAAGCCGAAGGGGGCGAAGCGCACCTTCGGGGCGCGGCTGGACACCCTGCGCACGGAGCGGGACCTGGACCGGCTCTTCCGGGACATGCTGGCGTACTACGAAGCGGAGTACCCGGCGGCGTACGCGGCCGCGGACCTGGCCAGCTCGCTGTTCGGCCCGTCCTCGTTCGCGGGGCAGAACCCCGTTACCACCGCGGGCTCCATGCAGGTCAGCGTGCGCTACGCGGTGGCGAAGGCGGGCCCGGACGCGGATCCGGTGGCGGTGCGCGAGTCGCTCTACACGCGCGCGGGAGGCGTGCGCTACGGCACCTCCCGGCTGCTGGGCTTCGAGGCCGCGTACGACGCACCGCTCTACCGCTTCGCGGACTTCAACAGCGGCGTCTACAGCTCGCGCAATGCGGCGCTACAGGCCCAGGTCAGCCGGCTCACCGGCGTCGCCCTGGCGACCGACGGCGACCTCCAGCTGTATGACAAGGACGGTGAGCCGCGCGGCGAGGACAGCCAGAGCCTCAAGGCGCTGCTCCTCTTCCGTCAGCGCTACGCGCCGGACCTGAGCGAGCGCCGGGTGCGCCGGGACGTGGAGGAGGAGAAGACAGCGGACTTCGAGAAGACGGACACGTACCTGGCGGTGAAGCGCGTGTACGCGAACCGGACGGGACAGGCGCCCGCCTACGCCCAGCTGCCCCAGGTGACGCTCAAGAGCGTGAAGCTGAGCGGGGAGCGCTCCACCGCGTGGTTCGCGAAGTCGGTGGACGCCCGCTACCAGCAGTGCATGGCCCGCCACCGCCAGCCTGCGCGATAG
- a CDS encoding MDR family MFS transporter, with the protein MNPVATVLRALGGGGLPRTYWVLWVGTFVNRLGSFVAPFLALYLTRERGFSIEQAGFIVALNGAGAVLAAPLGGMLADRVGRRLTLAGGLWLGSGAMLLIGHSETPGRIAVAAFLLGILGDLYRPAVSAAVADLVPPQDRARAYGLLYWVINLGFAIALPLAGLLAGMGYRLLFIADAVTTFLYGCCVWAFVPETRPPEARAAHAEHSPLGAVLTPFRDSVYLAFCLPVFALALLFHQSFMSLPVTLTQQGLTPAQYGLVMSVNGVLIVALQPFVVRGVGRVRRSTALAVAGVLTAVGFGLHALPATVPLAMAAVAVWTLGEIVHSPVAPSVVADLAPAELRGSYQGAYHMMWGLASSVAPALGGAMLGHVGATALWAGCFCVGLAAAAWHLTIAGARRRRVETLRLERPEMSASLD; encoded by the coding sequence ATGAATCCCGTTGCCACGGTGTTGAGAGCGCTGGGCGGGGGTGGCCTGCCACGGACGTATTGGGTCCTGTGGGTGGGCACCTTCGTGAACCGGCTGGGGTCCTTCGTCGCGCCGTTCCTGGCGCTCTACCTCACGCGCGAGCGCGGCTTCAGCATCGAGCAGGCGGGCTTCATCGTGGCGCTCAACGGCGCGGGCGCGGTGCTGGCGGCGCCGCTGGGGGGCATGCTCGCGGACCGGGTGGGCCGGCGGCTGACGCTCGCGGGGGGCCTGTGGCTGGGGTCGGGGGCCATGCTGCTCATCGGCCACTCGGAGACGCCGGGGCGCATCGCGGTGGCGGCCTTCCTCCTGGGCATCCTGGGGGACCTGTACCGGCCGGCGGTGTCCGCGGCGGTGGCGGACCTGGTGCCGCCCCAGGACCGGGCGCGCGCGTACGGGTTGCTCTACTGGGTCATCAACCTGGGCTTCGCCATCGCGCTGCCGCTGGCGGGCCTGCTCGCGGGGATGGGCTACCGGCTGCTCTTCATCGCGGACGCGGTGACCACGTTCCTCTACGGCTGCTGCGTCTGGGCATTCGTGCCGGAGACGCGGCCCCCGGAGGCCCGCGCGGCGCACGCGGAGCACTCCCCGCTGGGGGCGGTGCTGACGCCCTTCCGTGACAGCGTGTACCTGGCCTTCTGCCTGCCGGTGTTCGCGCTGGCCCTGCTCTTCCACCAGAGCTTCATGAGCCTGCCGGTGACGCTGACCCAGCAGGGCCTGACGCCCGCCCAGTACGGGCTGGTGATGTCCGTCAACGGCGTGCTCATCGTCGCGCTCCAGCCGTTCGTCGTGCGCGGCGTGGGCCGGGTGCGCCGCTCCACCGCGCTGGCGGTGGCGGGCGTGCTCACCGCCGTGGGCTTCGGGCTGCACGCGCTGCCGGCCACCGTGCCGCTCGCGATGGCGGCCGTGGCGGTGTGGACGCTGGGCGAAATCGTCCACTCGCCGGTGGCGCCGTCGGTGGTGGCGGACCTGGCGCCGGCGGAGCTGCGCGGCAGCTACCAGGGCGCGTACCACATGATGTGGGGCCTGGCGTCCAGCGTCGCCCCCGCGTTGGGAGGAGCGATGCTGGGCCACGTGGGAGCCACCGCGCTGTGGGCGGGCTGCTTCTGCGTGGGCCTGGCCGCCGCCGCGTGGCACCTGACCATCGCGGGAGCGCGCAGGCGCCGGGTGGAGACGCTGAGGCTGGAGCGCCCGGAGATGAGCGCCAGCCTGGACTGA